One Lachancea thermotolerans CBS 6340 chromosome F complete sequence DNA window includes the following coding sequences:
- the PEX6 gene encoding AAA family ATPase peroxin 6 (similar to uniprot|P33760 Saccharomyces cerevisiae YNL329C PEX6 Required for peroxisome assembly Member of the AAA-protein family that includes NSFp and PEX1p), whose product MTKQMAKAVRQKASRANANFCFDNTLRSSISVDLFEQFSDCGTLPGNGKSSPTGFVLVSVQLPEYAPFQKSILLSCTLNRELRLGSIELSSNVFHVERCVPAIDTCTLQHYVGNVPSLSQMVIAVHPGLYEQLGKLPSARDRMRFVMAKSGLDEHTIIHRGDTLLEKWCCVLDCGPYFQGKLDLSSTNVVFIKTESPFLCSSAGSQVPALKDLQLSKSERTIVSLRALDFPVSHDAIRPRPLENEDDSLFVFAHASTFLKLGLTGGSLVKITFDGISRVAKAMVFLAPHKYESGFLYVSPRLLALFKSFGVAYIEPSSLSLKDFPVASSLSLARVGSWNNGQKIFESIISRNLIKFLTGKNRILKSGDLLPVSFDSQLSPFFHDGVDEIDLQGKHDSIVWFRVETVDLENSKNYTHEFRIDGKKTTLFTQNLVSEAPLSLSQCNYLSYFGLPSVFEYDLGSFSYAKRFVDILKVGLKNRSQKKLPPASVILQSSSPCAGKSTLVRFASLHLGAHLIEIDCLSINSAQSSVDAMNNVVGFLRAKLEPLLPFTSPSIVFLSHLDSIVEKEGDQQDSGVSRLNRSLALELAALMDFCSECGEGAIFVGSVKDAAKLPEAVLSKVQFVIDVPVPSEVQRERIFEWYLESRELNSSTVNPIRFSSGYDVVVSKLAQRSAGLSPNDIKSIVQTAKTRALERNLSSESFFDEYACSGDFVIISQADLIAAIEVARDEFSDTIGAPKIPNVDWNDIGGMDIVKGEIMDTIDLPLKHPELFSSGMKKRSGILFYGPPGTGKTLLAKAIATNFSLNFFSVKGPELLNMYIGESEANVRRVFQKARDAKPCVVFFDELDSVAPKRGNQGDSGGVMDRIVSQLLAELDGMSTGGDGVFVIGATNRPDLLDEALLRPGRFDKLLYLGISDTNEKQENILRALSRKFTLHHDVDFSKLAEICPFNYTGADFYALCSDSMLNAMTRVSKEVDKKVADYCKAHDRTVSVRYWFDKVATEGDAKVVVKMQDFLKAQKELSPSVSQEELNHYLSVKRNFEGI is encoded by the coding sequence ATGACGAAACAAATGGCAAAAGCAGTTCggcaaaaagcttccaggGCAAATGCTAACTTTTGTTTTGACAACACTTTAAGAAGCTCGATCTCTGTTGATCTTTTCGAACAATTCTCTGACTGTGGAACGCTTCCAGGAAATGGAAAAAGCTCGCCGACGGGATTTGTTCTTGTGAGCGTTCAGCTACCAGAATACGCCCCATTTCAGAAGTCtattcttttgagctgcACACTGAACAGAGAGCTTAGGTTAGGGTCcattgagctttcttccaACGTCTTTCATGTTGAAAGGTGTGTTCCTGCTATAGATACTTGCACGCTCCAGCATTATGTCGGAAATGTTCCCTCGTTATCTCAAATGGTAATTGCGGTTCACCCTGGCCTCTACGAACAGCTTGGGAAACTTCCCAGTGCGCGAGATAGAATGCGATTCGTCATGGCAAAGAGTGGACTCGATGAACACACTATTATCCATAGAGGTGATACGCTACTGGAAAAATGGTGTTGTGTCCTCGACTGTGGTCCATATTTTCAAGGGAAACTTGATCTTTCATCAACGaatgttgttttcatcaaaacGGAGAGCCCTTTTTTATGTTCTAGCGCCGGTTCGCAAGTGCCTGCACTTAAAGATCTACAGCTTTCGAAAAGTGAGAGAACTATTGTTAGTTTGAGGGCTCTTGATTTCCCCGTCAGCCACGATGCTATACGTCCGAGACCGTTGGAGAACGAAGACGATTCCCTCTTTGTGTTTGCTCACGCATCTacgtttttgaagctagGGCTTACTGGTGGCTCCCTTGTTAAGATTACATTTGATGGAATCTCTAGAGTGGCTAAAGCTATGGTGTTTTTAGCTCCCCATAAATATGAGTCTGGTTTTCTTTATGTTTCGCCTCGATTACTAGCacttttcaaatctttcGGTGTAGCATACATCGAGCCAAGTTCATTGAGTCTTAAAGATTTCCCCGTTGCatcttctctctctttgGCACGGGTGGGGTCATGGAATAACGGCCAAAAGATCTTTGAGAGCAttatttcaagaaatcttataaagtttttgacaGGCAAAAATCGCATCCTCAAATCTGGAGACCTACTCCCTGTGTCTTTTGATTCTCAATTGTCGCCGTTTTTTCATGATGGAGTTGATGAAATTGATTTACAAGGAAAGCATGATTCTATAGTATGGTTTAGGGTTGAGACAGTTGACTTGGAAAACTCGAAAAATTACACACATGAGTTCAGAATTGACGGTAAGAAGACCACGCTCTTCACGCAAAACTTGGTATCAGAAGCGCCTTTAAGCTTGTCGCAATGCAACTATTTGTCTTATTTCGGTCTCCCCTCCGTTTTTGAATACGACCTTGGGTCGTTTAGCTATGCAAAACGCTTTGTTGATATACTAAAAGTGGGTTTGAAGAACcgaagccaaaaaaagttACCCCCGGCATCCGTTATCCTCCAATCTTCTAGTCCTTGTGCAGGAAAAAGTACCCTAGTAAGGTTCGCCTCGCTCCATCTTGGCGCTCACCTTATTGAAATTGACTGTCTTTCTATTAACTCCGCACAAAGCTCGGTGGATGCGATGAATAACGTTGTAGGGTTTCTAAGGGCAAAGCTGGAACCTTTGCTTCCATTTACCTCGCCATCAATAGTTTTTCTTTCACATCTAGACAGTattgttgagaaagaaggcGATCAGCAAGACTCCGGGGTCTCTAGGCTCAACAGGTCTTTGGCCCTTGAACTTGCTGCTTTGATGGATTTTTGTTCTGAGTGTGGCGAAGGGGCAATATTTGTTGGTTCAGTGAAAGATGCTGCTAAGTTGCCGGAAGCTGTTCTATCTAAAGTTCAATTTGTTATTGATGTTCCTGTCCCTAGCGAAGTACAAAGAGAAAGAATCTTTGAGTGGTATCTCGAGAGTCGAGAGCTAAATAGCTCCACTGTTAACCCTATTCGTTTTTCTTCAGGTTATGACGTCGTTGTTTCTAAACTGGCGCAACGCTCTGCAGGTCTTTCCCCGAACGATATCAAGTCAATCGTTCAAACAGCAAAGACAAGGgcccttgaaagaaatctCTCTAGTGAGTCCTTCTTTGATGAGTACGCTTGTTCAGGGGACTTTGTTATTATTTCACAAGCGGATCTAATCGCAGCGATCGAGGTTGCCCGAGACGAGTTTTCTGACACCATTGGAGCACCAAAAATTCCGAACGTCGATTGGAATGATATAGGCGGAATGGACATTGTTAAAGGTGAGATTATGGATACAATTGATCTACCTTTAAAACACCCAGAATTATTTTCATCTGGTATGAAAAAACGCAGTGGAATCCTTTTTTATGGGCCCCCAGGGACAGGAAAAACCCTCCTGGCGAAGGCAATCGCAACCAACTTCTCATTAAACTTTTTCAGCGTAAAAGGACCGGAGCTGTTGAACATGTATATCGGCGAATCAGAGGCAAATGTCCGCCgcgtttttcaaaaagctcgcGATGCCAAGCCGTGCGTCGtgttttttgatgaattgGATTCGGTAGCGCCGAAGCGCGGTAACCAGGGTGACTCTGGTGGCGTTATGGACCGGATCGTTTCACAACTATTGGCTGAACTGGACGGTATGAGCACGGGTGGCGACGGAGTGTTTGTAATAGGGGCTACCAACCGCCCAGATCTGCTGGACGAAGCCTTACTCAGACCTGGCCGATTTGACAAACTTTTGTACCTTGGAATATCGGACACTaatgaaaaacaagagaataTTCTGCGTGCCTTGAGCAGGAAGTTTACCTTACATCACGACGTTGATTTTTCGAAATTAGCAGAGATTTGCCCGTTCAACTACACCGGTGCAGATTTTTATGCGTTGTGCTCTGACTCCATGCTGAATGCCATGACCAGAGTTTCGAAAGAGGTTGATAAAAAGGTCGCAGACTACTGCAAAGCGCATGATAGGACAGTCTCTGTTCGTTATTGGTTCGACAAAGTGGCCACGGAAGGGGACGCAAAAGTAGTTGTAAAAATGcaagactttttgaaggcgcaaaaagagctttccCCAAGCGTTTCTCAAGAGGAACTAAATCATTACTTGAGTGTCAAGCGGAACTTTGAAGGAATTTGA
- the RPD3 gene encoding histone deacetylase RPD3 (highly similar to uniprot|P32561 Saccharomyces cerevisiae YNL330C RPD3 Histone deacetylase regulates transcription and silencing), with product MVYQQLPFDDLKVKSTNKERVAYFYDSDVSNYSYGASHPMKPARIRMAHSLVMNYGLYKKMEIYRAKPATKQEMCQFHSDEYIDFLSRVTPDNLEMFQKESVKFNVGDDCPVFDGLYEYCSISGGGSMEGAARLNRGKCDVAINYAGGLHHAKKSEASGFCYLNDIVLGIIELLRYHPRVLYIDIDVHHGDGVEEAFYTTDRVMTCSFHKYGEFFPGTGELRDTGVGKGKYYSVNVPLRDGIDDTTYKSVFEPVIGKIMEWYQPSAVVLQCGGDSLSGDRLGCFNLSMRGHANCVNYVKSFGIPMLVVGGGGYTMRNVARTWAFETGLLNNVILDQELPYNDYYEYYGPDYELDVRPSNMFNVNTPEYLDKILTGIFSNLENTKHAPSVQINNVPRDLEDHGDVEEDTADAKDTRGGSQYARDQLIEKDNEY from the coding sequence ATGGTGTATCAACAACTCCCCTTTGACGATCTGAAGGTGAAATCCACGAATAAAGAAAGAGTTGCATACTTCTATGATTCAGATGTGTCGAATTATAGTTATGGTGCATCGCACCCTATGAAACCTGCAAGGATTCGGATGGCGCACAGTTTGGTTATGAATTATGGActttacaagaaaatggAGATTTACCGAGCAAAGCCCGCCACTAAACAGGAAATGTGCCAGTTCCATTCGGATGAATACATAGATTTTCTGTCTCGAGTAACCCCTGATAATCTGGAAATGTTCCAGAAAGAGAGCGTGAAGTTCAATGTGGGAGACGACTGCCCAGTGTTTGATGGGCTATACGAATACTGTAGTATTTCCGGTGGAGGGTCGATGGAGGGCGCAGCGCGTCTTAACCGCGGAAAGTGCGATGTGGCCATCAACTATGCAGGAGGCTTGCATCATGCTAAAAAATCAGAGGCATCCGGGTTTTGCTACCTTAACGATATTGTGCTGGGAATTATCGAACTTCTACGCTATCACCCAAGAGTACTTTATATTGATATTGATGTGCATCATGGTGATGGTGTAGAGGAGGCTTTTTACACAACTGATCGGGTAATGACGTGCTCTTTCCATAAGTACGGTGAATTTTTCCCGGGTACCGGTGAGCTGCGGGATACAGGCGTGGGAAAAGGGAAATACTATTCTGTCAATGTTCCTTTGCGAGACGGAATTGATGACACAACTTACAAGTCGGTTTTTGAGCCAGTGATTGGCAAAATAATGGAATGGTATCAGCCCTCTGCTGTGGTTCTCCAATGTGGGGGCGATTCTCTTTCTGGGGATCGTCTAGGTTGCTTTAACTTATCCATGCGTGGCCATGCTAACTGTGTCAATTATGTTAAGTCCTTCGGGATTCCCATGTTAGTTGTGGGAGGTGGTGGCTACACCATGAGAAATGTTGCCCGTACATGGGCGTTTGAAACTGGTCTGCTAAACAACGTCATACTCGACCAAGAGCTTCCTTACAACGACTACTATGAATATTACGGCCCAGACTATGAACTGGATGTAAGACCATCAAACATGTTCAACGTTAACACACCAGAGTACCTAGACAAGATCTTGACAGGAATTTTTAGTAACCTCGAAAATACTAAGCATGCTCCTAGTGTCCAAATTAATAATGTGCCGAGAGACTTAGAGGATCACGGAGACGTGGAGGAAGACACAGCAGATGCCAAGGATACGAGAGGTGGCTCGCAGTATGCTAGAGATCAGCTGATCGAGAAAGATAATGAGTATTAG
- the RIB4 gene encoding lumazine synthase RIB4 (highly similar to uniprot|P50861 Saccharomyces cerevisiae YOL143C RIB4 Lumazine synthase (6 7-dimethyl-8-ribityllumazine synthase also known as DMRL synthase) catalyzes synthesis of immediate precursor to riboflavin): MAVKGLGQIDQQYDGSKLRIGIIHARWNRVIIDALVKGAIARMSELGVKEENIIVETVPGSFELPFGSKKFVEQQSSKGTPLDVVIPIGVLIKGSTMHFEYISESTTNALMALQDKVDIPVIFGLLTCLTEEQAMARAGIDEAKTMHNHGEDWGAAAVEMAVKFGI, translated from the coding sequence ATGGCAGTGAAGGGTTTGGGTCAAATTGACCAACAGTATGATGGGTCTAAGTTGAGGATTGGAATCATACATGCTAGGTGGAATCGCGTTATCATTGACGCCTTGGTGAAAGGAGCCATCGCTAGAATGTCAGAACTTGGCGTGAAAGAGGAGAACATTATCGTTGAGACGGTGCCAGGATCTTTCGAGCTACCATTTGGCAGCAAAAAGTTTGTTGAGCAACAGTCTTCGAAAGGCACGCCCCTTGATGTTGTTATCCCCATTGGTGTTTTGATTAAAGGGAGCACTATGCATTTTGAGTACATTTCCGAGTCAACGACTAACGCATTGATGGCTCTTCAAGACAAAGTTGATATTCCTGTGATATTTGGGTTACTGACTTGTCTAACCGAGGAACAAGCTATGGCTAGAGCTGGTATTGATGAGGCAAAGACAATGCACAACCACGGTGAAGACTGGGGCGCCGCGGCTGTCGAAATGGCCGTCAAGTTCGGAATCTAA
- the NOP8 gene encoding Nop8p (similar to uniprot|Q08287 Saccharomyces cerevisiae YOL144W NOP8 Nucleolar protein required for 60S ribosomal subunit biogenesis) — protein MTTEKRLFVGNIFNDPEGSLKELYHRFQRFGKCISTEFERYDHFGYIDMEFDNEAAFLKLKQSFNGVKFKGNALKVDIAKMGWKERWEMEQEQGQRVEQVKEKQIRKSQWEHFKKLENINMSWTDRQQLIAGRLRRTPRGRAQLRNITFRVNQDGELKVYKCRKNKLWGYERKKGPRDLVCKFTDHHYWRDGNDHIVDRLDYSRAAPHWGPRRDTNIQTTEDDHSEEESFEKDKTKDVLANILGNFDFDKPLALEEDEGEDAASDYEYNALFEGNEASGRKTEVAAQPAAEKSPEASEDEGQEEFIPTFAPAGTEAESSTGGENNVEKLRSLFNPGHQGADFRLIDESDEDIDNEKSVPQTDVPYEEEELVLETHVDAEAPTHSSKGLFFPHFTSPFLHSQSQLAKLKPPTDHQELFSNWENHYWENRAAWTKEMKSKKRDAIRQLKRKNFKAKGNGILI, from the coding sequence ATGACAACTGAGAAACGATTATTCGTGGGAAATATCTTCAATGATCCAGAGGGtagcttgaaagagctttaTCATCGATTCCAAAGGTTCGGAAAATGTATTTCTACCGAATTCGAGAGATACGATCACTTTGGATATATTGATATGGAGTTCGATAATGAAGCCGCATTTCTCAAACTTAAGCAAAGCTTCAACGGTGTAAAGTTCAAAGGTaatgctttgaaagttgatATTGCAAAAATGGGATGGAAGGAAAGGTGGGAAATGGAACAAGAACAGGGCCAGCGTGTGGAACAAGTCAAGGAGAAACAGATCAGAAAGAGCCAGTGGGAacatttcaagaagctggaaaacatCAATATGAGCTGGACAGACAGGCAGCAACTGATAGCTGGGAGATTGCGGCGTACGCCTAGAGGCAGAGCGCAGCTCCGCAACATAACTTTCCGTGTCAACCAAGATGGCGAACTAAAAGTGTACAAATGTcgcaaaaacaagctttgGGGAtatgaaagaaaaaagggCCCAAGGGACTTGGTTTGCAAGTTTACGGACCATCATTACTGGCGAGATGGAAATGATCACATCGTTGATAGACTGGATTACTCTAGAGCAGCACCGCATTGGGGACCTCGTAGGGATACTAATATTCAAACTACTGAAGATGATCATTCCGAGGAAGAATCCttcgaaaaagacaaaacaaaagacGTGCTGGCTAATATCTTAGGCAATTTCGATTTTGATAAGCCCTTAGCGCTAGAGGAAGATGAGGGAGAGGATGCAGCATCAGACTACGAGTACAATGCACTCTTTGAGGGCAACGAAGCTAGTGGTAGGAAAACTGAAGTTGCGGCCCAACCTGCCGCTGAGAAGTCCCCCGAAGCCTCTGAAGATGAGGGACAGGAAGAATTTATACCCACGTTTGCACCTGCTGGCactgaagctgaaagctCCACTGGCGGTGAAAACAATGTGGAGAAATTAAGATCTTTGTTCAATCCTGGACACCAAGGTGCTGATTTTAGGCTCATAGACGAGTCAGATGAAGATATTGATAATGAAAAAAGTGTACCACAAACAGACGTACCGtatgaagaggaggagcTTGTTTTGGAGACCCATGTTGACGCGGAGGCACCAACACACAGTTCAAAAGGTCTTTTTTTCCCTCATTTTACGTCTCCATTCCTGCATTCTCAATCGCAATTGGCAAAGCTCAAACCACCAACAGATCACCAAGAACTCTTCTCCAATTGGGAGAATCACTACTGGGAGAATAGAGCCGCTTGGACTAAAGAAATGAAAAGTAAAAAAAGGGATGCTATAAGGCAgctgaaaagaaagaacttcaaagcGAAAGGTAATggaattttgatttga